From the genome of Odocoileus virginianus isolate 20LAN1187 ecotype Illinois chromosome 16, Ovbor_1.2, whole genome shotgun sequence, one region includes:
- the NSMCE3 gene encoding non-structural maintenance of chromosomes element 3 homolog, with protein sequence MTQRAASVTQARSFCATTTSPGPPTATRTNGSPTLNPCHRRRLPESALSGSHRRDMSQKPKNRGRPSSQLEREPGGGGEEAPSTSRGPGGAASQRLAQASPAPGPRSQKQLELKVAELVQFLLIKDQRKIPIRRTDILRHVVGDYRDVLPELLRRAAERLEYVFGYRLVELEPRSNTYILVNTLEPVEEDAEVRGDQGTPTTGLLMIVLGLIFMKGNSIKETEVWDFLRRLGVHPAKKHLIFGDPKKLITEDFVRQRYLDYRRIPHTDPVDYELQWGPRTNLETSKMKVLKFVAKVHNQDPKDWPAQYCEALADEEARARPQPAGPSPATAPAPSSPTAALVS encoded by the coding sequence ATGACGCAACGCGCAGCCTCCGTGACGCAAGCACGCAGCTTCTGCGCCACAACCACTTCTCCCGGCCCGCCCACGGCTACCCGGACTAACGGCTCACCGACCCTCAATCCCTGCCACCGCCGCCGGTTACCGGAGTCCGCGCTGTCGGGGTCCCACCGCCGCGACATGTCGCAAAAGCCGAAGAACCGGGGCCGCCCCAGCTCCCAGCTCGAACGGGAGCCGGGTGGCGGCGGCGAGGAGGCCCCGAGCACGTCTCGCGGGCCGGGCGGCGCCGCGTCGCAGCGGCTGGCCCAGGCCTCCCCCGCCCCGGGGCCGCGCTCGCAGAAGCAGCTGGAGCTGAAAGTGGCAGAACTGGTGCAGTTCTTGTTGATCAAGGACCAGAGGAAGATCCCGATCCGCCGCACCGACATCCTGCGGCACGTGGTTGGCGACTACAGGGACGTGCTCCCAGAGCTGCTGCGGCGGGCGGCCGAGCGCCTAGAGTACGTATTCGGGTACCGGCTGGTGGAGCTGGAGCCGCGCAGCAACACTTACATTCTGGTCAACACGCTGGAACCGGTGGAAGAGGACGCGGAGGTGCGCGGTGACCAGGGCACGCCCACCACTGGGCTGCTCATGATTGTGCTGGGGCTCATCTTCATGAAAGGCAATAGCATCAAGGAGACCGAGGTCTGGGACTTCCTGCGGCGCCTCGGGGTACACCCCGCCAAGAAGCATCTCATCTTCGGGGACCCCAAGAAGCTCATCACCGAGGACTTCGTGCGGCAGCGATACCTGGATTACCGGCGCATCCCGCACACGGACCCCGTGGACTACGAGCTCCAGTGGGGCCCGCGCACCAACCTGGAGACCAGCAAGATGAAGGTGCTCAAGTTCGTGGCTAAAGTCCACAACCAGGACCCCAAGGACTGGCCGGCGCAGTACTGCGAGGCTTTGGCGGACGAGGAGGCCAGGGCCAGACCCCAGCCCGCGGGCCCGAGTCCAGCCACTGCCCCTGCCCCTTCTTCCCCAACCGCTGCTCTTGTCTCTTGA